The genomic stretch GCAGCTTTATCGGCTTGAAAAACAGGCCCGCGAACAAAAACTGGAGCCGGACCAAATCAGGCAATTACGCCAGAGTGAAGCCGTGCCGGTATTAAATCAGTTCAAAAAGTGGCTGGACGAAAAGTCGCCGTTGGTACCACCCAAGTCCTTATTGGGAGAAGCAATTGCTACACGCTGGGTAACTGGCCCCGGCTGATCGTATATGTTGAAGACGGTCTTTTAAAACCGGACAACAATGCCGCTGAAAATGCTTTGCGCCCCTTTGTTGTGGGACGTAAAAACTGGCTCTTTGCCGGGCATCCAAGAGGGGCCGAGGCCAGTGCGACATTTTTCAGTCTGATCGAAACCGCCAAGGCGAATGGCCTCGAACCCTATACCTACCTGAAATACGTTTTTGAACAACTGCCCGTCACAGATGAAAAAGACTACGGCCGGCTGCTGCCCGGCAATATTGATCGAGAAGCCGCCGGCATCCCTTCACTATAAGAGCGGTTAATAGGACGCTTACGAATAGACTAACTGCCAGGGCTGTTTTGATTTGGTGTATCTGGATCGACCCTGATTATGCCTGGCGATGCGAGCTTCTATATTTTGCGTTGATCCGACGTAATAAGTTCCATCTACTTCGGATTGGAGTATGTAGACGTAATGGGGCATAAATTAGAAGAGCCTGTCACACCGATTTCTCGTATGCAACAGGCTCGCTGTTGTTTGGCGGGAGCGACGGGACTCGAACCCGCGACCTCCGGCGTGACAGGCCGGCGTTCTAACCAAACTGAACTACACCCCCGAAATTTATACTTTATCAATGAGGCTGGTCTCTATCTCGCGACCTTCCCGCCTTCACTGGCGGGACGTTCTAACCAAACTGAACTACAACCCCGAAAAACATTTTGTTTTACCGTTACCTGCTGGCCCACAAGTAGCCAGCTTCGGGCTGTTTTATGGTAGGCGGAACAGGGTTTGAACCTGTGACCCTCGGCTTGTAAGGCCGATGCTCTCCCAGCTGAGCTACCCGCCCATTGCAACTGAACTGCCAGCAGACAGCCCTTCGAGAATGATGTGAGTACCAATTCAACTTTATAAAGTCAAGTGTATTTTTCGGGTTCTTCTTACAATTAATTGAAACAAAGGGTTCCAGGATTCGAGGGGCCAAGGGATCATGGTTCGGTAACGCTCCGCTTTTTGCCCGGATGCTATCATAAAAGCACTTTAAGTTCAGGTTAAGATTTAATCCTTCCA from Desulfobacterales bacterium encodes the following:
- a CDS encoding transposase domain-containing protein, whose translation is MGRKNWLFAGHPRGAEASATFFSLIETAKANGLEPYTYLKYVFEQLPVTDEKDYGRLLPGNIDREAAGIPSL